In Phenylobacterium zucineum HLK1, one DNA window encodes the following:
- a CDS encoding TetR/AcrR family transcriptional regulator, with amino-acid sequence MVDGRHDRGNATRARLIAEARALFASKGYAAVSTQEILEAAGVTRGALYHHFTDKQALFDAVLETVCAEVSGRLMAETVGATSYLDGLIKGCEAQLRVCADPEILQIYLIDAAAVVGWRRWWEIDMRYAMGDLRVGIEAACDERGVTDRNQRDAMLTLLSGALNQAALTIADSTDPAGCAEALIPTVRRMIEGLFVPV; translated from the coding sequence ATGGTGGACGGCCGTCACGATCGCGGAAACGCCACCCGGGCGCGGCTGATCGCCGAGGCGCGGGCGCTCTTCGCGTCGAAGGGTTACGCCGCGGTCTCGACCCAGGAGATCCTCGAGGCCGCCGGCGTCACCCGCGGCGCCCTCTACCACCACTTCACCGACAAGCAGGCGCTGTTCGATGCGGTGCTCGAGACCGTCTGCGCCGAGGTGAGCGGGCGGCTGATGGCCGAGACCGTCGGCGCGACCAGCTATCTGGACGGGCTGATCAAGGGCTGCGAGGCGCAGCTGCGGGTCTGCGCCGACCCGGAGATCCTGCAGATCTATCTCATCGATGCGGCGGCCGTCGTGGGCTGGCGCCGGTGGTGGGAGATCGACATGCGATACGCCATGGGCGACCTGCGCGTCGGGATCGAGGCGGCCTGCGACGAGCGCGGCGTCACCGACCGCAACCAGCGCGACGCCATGCTGACGCTGCTCTCCGGGGCGTTGAACCAGGCCGCCCTGACCATCGCCGACTCGACGGATCCGGCAGGCTGCGCCGAGGCGCTGATCCCCACCGTCCGCCGGATGATCGAGGGCCTGTTCGTCCCTGTGTGA
- a CDS encoding GNAT family N-acetyltransferase, translating to MSSDSAIRLRPGRASDIDAVREIERVSADRFRGTPDAWIADDEPTAPQLLAERAAQGALIVACEADDAPVASIIFRPVEDGLYIEQVDVLPSHAGRRIGAALIDAVADAARARGASALTLSTFRDVPWNAPWYARLGFEVLDVLTPGLAAIRAAHEARGLDESRRVFMRRPVL from the coding sequence ATGTCATCGGACTCCGCCATACGCCTGCGGCCCGGCCGGGCTTCCGACATCGACGCCGTGCGCGAGATCGAGCGCGTGTCGGCCGACCGGTTCCGCGGCACGCCCGACGCCTGGATCGCCGACGACGAGCCCACCGCGCCCCAGCTCCTGGCCGAGCGGGCGGCTCAGGGCGCGCTGATCGTCGCGTGCGAGGCCGACGACGCACCGGTCGCCTCGATCATCTTCCGGCCGGTTGAGGACGGGCTCTACATCGAGCAGGTGGACGTCCTGCCCAGCCACGCCGGACGGCGTATCGGCGCGGCCCTGATCGACGCGGTGGCGGACGCGGCCCGCGCGCGCGGCGCCTCGGCCCTGACGCTGTCCACCTTCCGCGACGTGCCGTGGAACGCGCCGTGGTACGCACGGCTGGGGTTCGAGGTCCTGGATGTCCTCACGCCCGGCCTGGCTGCGATCCGCGCGGCCCACGAGGCCCGCGGCCTCGACGAGAGCCGGCGGGTGTTCATGCGCCGGCCGGTCCTCTAG
- a CDS encoding tetratricopeptide repeat protein, translating into MLRSLAFSVTAAAVVLGSGVLASGASAQSVTVLGGGMARQCSDAALAGESERRFEAVCTLALDTELLSTRDRAGTFVNRGVMKLRRKEFGAARDDFDRAVALKPDLGEAYVNRGAAAVGARRYAEGLADLTRAIELGLEEPEKAYYNRALAHEGLDDMTSAYFDYRKAVELKPDWQDPQRELARFTVQRR; encoded by the coding sequence ATGCTGAGATCCCTGGCGTTTTCCGTCACGGCCGCGGCCGTCGTCCTGGGCTCCGGCGTCCTGGCGTCCGGCGCCTCGGCCCAGTCGGTGACGGTGCTGGGCGGCGGCATGGCCCGTCAGTGCTCGGACGCGGCCCTGGCCGGCGAGTCCGAGCGCCGCTTCGAGGCGGTCTGCACCCTGGCGCTGGACACCGAGCTGCTGTCGACGCGCGACCGCGCCGGCACCTTCGTGAACCGCGGGGTGATGAAGCTGCGCCGCAAGGAGTTCGGCGCCGCCCGCGACGACTTCGACCGCGCCGTGGCCCTGAAGCCCGACTTGGGCGAGGCCTACGTCAACCGCGGCGCGGCGGCGGTCGGCGCCCGCCGCTACGCCGAGGGGCTCGCCGACCTCACCCGCGCCATCGAGCTCGGCCTCGAGGAGCCGGAGAAGGCCTACTACAACCGCGCGCTGGCGCACGAGGGGCTCGACGACATGACGTCCGCCTACTTCGACTACCGCAAGGCCGTCGAACTGAAGCCGGACTGGCAGGATCCCCAGCGCGAACTCGCCCGCTTCACCGTCCAGCGGCGCTGA
- the cuyA gene encoding D-cysteate sulfo-lyase, which produces MHLARYNPVRFAHLPTPLEPLPGLTEALVMPGGGGPTLWIKRDDCTGLAGGGNKTRKLEYLLGDALANDADTLVTQGAVQSNHVRQTAAAAARFGLRCEVILEHRTGSKALDYNLSGNVLLDELLGAKIRHVPAGTDMNGALADVAQEIADAGGRPYVIPGGGSNCIGALGYAECALELVAQANELGLEIDRIVTATGSAGTHAGLVAGLAVMGADIPVLGIGVRAPKEQQEASVYKLARETAALLGHEDRVTREMVEADCDYVGEGYGLVDEGVIDALKMAARADAILLDPVYTGKAMKGLIALSRSGAFDGETVVFLHTGGAQGLFGYQSELEGKLG; this is translated from the coding sequence ATGCACCTGGCCCGATACAACCCCGTCCGCTTCGCCCACCTGCCCACGCCGCTGGAGCCCCTGCCCGGCCTGACCGAGGCGCTGGTCATGCCCGGCGGCGGCGGGCCGACGCTGTGGATCAAGCGCGACGACTGCACCGGCCTGGCCGGCGGCGGCAACAAGACCCGCAAGCTCGAGTACCTGCTGGGCGACGCCCTGGCCAACGACGCCGACACCCTGGTCACGCAAGGGGCGGTGCAGTCGAACCACGTGCGCCAGACGGCGGCGGCCGCGGCCCGTTTCGGCCTGAGGTGCGAGGTGATCCTCGAGCACCGCACGGGCTCCAAGGCGCTGGACTACAACCTGTCGGGCAACGTGCTGCTGGACGAGCTGCTGGGCGCGAAGATCCGGCACGTGCCGGCCGGGACCGACATGAACGGGGCCTTGGCGGACGTCGCCCAGGAAATCGCCGACGCCGGCGGGCGGCCCTATGTGATCCCCGGCGGCGGCTCGAACTGCATCGGCGCGCTGGGCTACGCCGAGTGCGCCCTGGAGCTGGTGGCCCAGGCCAACGAGCTTGGCCTGGAGATCGACCGCATCGTCACCGCCACCGGCAGCGCGGGCACCCACGCCGGCCTCGTGGCGGGGCTGGCCGTGATGGGCGCGGACATCCCCGTGCTGGGCATCGGCGTGCGCGCGCCGAAGGAGCAGCAGGAGGCCAGCGTCTACAAGCTGGCCCGCGAGACCGCCGCGCTGCTGGGCCACGAGGACCGTGTGACCCGCGAGATGGTCGAGGCCGACTGCGACTACGTCGGCGAAGGCTACGGCCTGGTCGACGAGGGCGTGATCGACGCGCTGAAGATGGCCGCGCGCGCCGACGCCATCCTGCTGGACCCGGTCTATACGGGGAAGGCGATGAAGGGCCTGATCGCCCTCTCCCGCTCGGGCGCGTTCGACGGCGAGACGGTGGTGTTCCTGCACACCGGCGGCGCGCAGGGCCTGTTCGGCTACCAGTCCGAACTGGAAGGCAAGCTCGGATGA
- a CDS encoding tryptophan halogenase family protein, producing the protein MEQVVKKVVVAGGGSAGWMAAAALSRQLGGLLDITLVESDAIGTVGVGESTIPTARTFVALLGLDEREFMRETGATFKLGILFENWGEVGDRYIHSFGQVGKSTLMAHFHHMWMEARAQGFGGDLGDYCLELRASEEGKFYAADDFPMNYAYHIDATRFGRFLRRRCENNGVRRVEGKIQRVEQHPETGFITALVLESGERVEGDLFVDATGFRGLLIEQTLKAGFEDWGQWLPNDRAVAVQTATSEPPLPLTRAIAHRAGWQWGIPLQHREGNGWVYCSEFMSDDEARDSFLGQLKGEKLTEPWFLRFRPGRRRKAWDKNCVAIGLAGGFIEPLEATSLHITMIAITRLLQLFPFAGVNAALQTRFNFLADQEIQRVRDFIILHYKATERTDSPYWDRCRTMQIPDSLAERIELFRETAQLYHVPGELFLIDSWLQVMLGQRIRPKTHHRMGALMPPERLRGALGDLKGNVDRAVGKLPSHQEFLDRYCPVSPAEAAA; encoded by the coding sequence ATGGAACAGGTCGTGAAGAAGGTCGTGGTCGCCGGCGGCGGGTCGGCGGGCTGGATGGCGGCCGCCGCGCTGTCGCGCCAGCTCGGGGGCCTGCTCGACATCACCCTCGTGGAATCCGACGCCATCGGCACGGTCGGCGTGGGCGAGTCCACCATCCCCACGGCGCGGACGTTCGTCGCCCTGCTCGGCCTCGACGAGCGCGAGTTCATGCGCGAGACGGGCGCCACCTTCAAGCTGGGCATCCTGTTCGAGAACTGGGGCGAGGTGGGCGACCGCTACATCCACTCGTTCGGTCAGGTGGGGAAGTCCACGCTGATGGCCCACTTCCACCACATGTGGATGGAGGCCAGGGCCCAGGGCTTCGGCGGCGACCTCGGCGACTACTGCCTGGAGCTGCGGGCGTCGGAGGAGGGGAAGTTCTACGCCGCCGACGACTTCCCGATGAACTACGCCTACCACATCGACGCCACCCGCTTCGGCCGCTTCCTGCGCCGGCGCTGCGAGAACAACGGCGTGCGCCGGGTCGAAGGCAAGATCCAGCGCGTCGAGCAGCACCCCGAGACAGGCTTCATCACCGCCCTCGTCCTGGAGTCCGGAGAGCGGGTCGAGGGCGACCTGTTCGTGGACGCCACCGGCTTCCGCGGCCTGCTGATCGAGCAGACGCTGAAGGCCGGCTTCGAGGACTGGGGCCAGTGGCTGCCCAACGACCGGGCCGTCGCGGTCCAGACTGCCACGAGCGAGCCGCCGCTGCCGCTCACCCGCGCCATCGCCCACCGCGCCGGCTGGCAGTGGGGCATCCCGCTGCAGCACCGCGAGGGCAACGGCTGGGTCTACTGTTCGGAGTTCATGTCGGACGACGAGGCGCGGGACTCGTTCCTCGGCCAGCTCAAGGGCGAGAAGCTGACCGAGCCCTGGTTCCTGCGCTTCCGCCCCGGCCGGCGCCGGAAGGCGTGGGACAAGAACTGCGTCGCCATCGGCCTGGCCGGCGGCTTCATCGAACCGCTCGAGGCCACCTCGCTGCACATCACCATGATCGCCATCACGCGCCTCTTGCAGCTCTTCCCCTTCGCCGGGGTCAACGCGGCGCTGCAGACGCGCTTCAACTTCCTGGCCGACCAGGAGATCCAGCGCGTCCGCGACTTCATCATCCTGCACTACAAGGCGACCGAGCGGACCGACAGCCCCTACTGGGACCGCTGCCGCACCATGCAGATCCCGGACTCCCTCGCCGAGCGGATCGAGCTCTTCCGCGAGACGGCCCAGCTCTACCACGTGCCGGGCGAGCTGTTCCTGATCGACTCCTGGCTGCAGGTGATGCTCGGCCAGCGGATCCGGCCGAAGACCCATCACCGCATGGGCGCCCTGATGCCGCCCGAGCGGCTGCGCGGCGCCCTCGGCGACCTGAAGGGCAACGTCGACCGTGCGGTCGGAAAGCTGCCCAGCCACCAGGAATTCCTGGACCGCTACTGCCCGGTCTCGCCCGCCGAGGCGGCGGCCTGA
- a CDS encoding cupin-like domain-containing protein: protein MSAALQAVPEGAAAGAGDIPLDALLAGQRPTVYRGLARDWPLVRAGLSSAGDAIACLKRWDAGRPVTGYTGRPEIGGRFFYADEALTQLNFRAEQVGLGAFLDRMAAGLDEPDGPSLYIGSTDIDTYLPGLRQENDLGLDAAVLGAEPIVSIWIGNRTVAAAHYDMSNNIAVCVAGRRRFTLFPPDQAANLYPGPLEPTPGGQVVSLVDLRDPDLDRFPKAREALAAAQVADLEPGDVLVYPALWWHQVEALEPFNILVNYWWNPSPGFMDTPQTTLLHALLSLRDRPEHEKQAWKALFDFYVFGPAEAAAGHLPEPARGPLGPLDEMKARRLRAQLLHRMNR, encoded by the coding sequence GTGAGCGCCGCCCTTCAGGCCGTGCCGGAGGGGGCCGCCGCCGGGGCGGGGGACATCCCGCTGGATGCGCTGCTGGCCGGTCAGCGGCCGACGGTCTACCGCGGTCTCGCGCGGGACTGGCCGCTGGTGCGGGCCGGGCTCTCCTCGGCCGGGGACGCCATCGCCTGCCTCAAGCGCTGGGACGCGGGGCGGCCGGTCACCGGCTACACGGGCCGGCCCGAGATCGGCGGCCGGTTCTTCTACGCCGACGAGGCGCTGACGCAGCTCAATTTCCGGGCCGAGCAGGTGGGGCTCGGCGCCTTCCTGGACCGCATGGCGGCCGGGCTGGACGAGCCGGACGGCCCCTCGCTCTACATCGGCTCCACGGACATCGACACCTACCTGCCCGGCCTGCGCCAGGAGAACGACCTGGGCCTGGACGCCGCCGTCCTCGGGGCTGAACCCATCGTCAGCATCTGGATCGGCAACCGCACGGTCGCGGCGGCCCACTACGACATGTCGAACAACATCGCCGTCTGCGTGGCCGGCCGCCGCCGCTTCACCCTGTTCCCGCCGGACCAGGCCGCGAACCTCTATCCCGGGCCGCTGGAGCCCACCCCCGGCGGCCAGGTCGTCAGCCTCGTCGATCTGCGCGACCCGGACCTCGACCGCTTTCCGAAGGCCCGCGAGGCCTTGGCCGCGGCCCAGGTGGCCGACCTCGAGCCCGGCGACGTCCTCGTCTACCCGGCCCTGTGGTGGCACCAGGTCGAGGCGCTGGAGCCGTTCAACATCCTGGTGAACTACTGGTGGAACCCCTCGCCGGGGTTCATGGACACGCCGCAGACGACGCTGCTGCACGCGCTGCTCAGCCTGCGCGACCGCCCCGAGCACGAGAAGCAGGCCTGGAAGGCGCTGTTCGACTTCTATGTCTTCGGCCCGGCCGAGGCCGCCGCCGGCCATCTGCCCGAGCCCGCCCGCGGCCCGCTCGGCCCGCTGGACGAGATGAAGGCCCGGCGCCTGCGCGCCCAGCTGCTCCACCGCATGAACCGTTGA
- the ypfJ gene encoding KPN_02809 family neutral zinc metallopeptidase — protein MRWSGGRGSGNIEDRRGLGPAGAVGGLGAGGLILALIGYFVFGVDPSTTTSVLGGGAQVQQQEGVRGGPADEAGRFVDVVATNVDDVWKAQLEGYRPADAIVLYDRATGTGCGMGQSAMGPFYCPADRKVYLDLTFWQELEGKFGASGEAARAYVIAHEIGHHVQNLTGASDRAQRMGARGAESGSVRLELQADCYAGVWAAHAAAVSNGQVALDPRDIEDGLRAAAAVGDDALQRQAQGRVMPDAFTHGSSEQRMRWFRRGAETGDPAACDTFAARTL, from the coding sequence ATGCGTTGGTCGGGCGGCCGGGGCTCCGGCAATATCGAGGACCGTCGTGGCCTTGGGCCCGCGGGCGCCGTCGGCGGCCTCGGCGCCGGGGGGCTGATCCTGGCCCTGATCGGTTATTTCGTGTTCGGCGTCGATCCGTCGACGACCACCAGCGTCCTGGGCGGCGGCGCCCAGGTCCAGCAGCAGGAAGGCGTCCGCGGCGGCCCCGCCGACGAGGCCGGACGCTTCGTGGACGTGGTCGCCACCAACGTCGACGACGTCTGGAAGGCCCAGCTCGAGGGCTATCGTCCGGCTGACGCCATCGTCCTCTACGACCGCGCCACCGGCACCGGCTGCGGGATGGGCCAGTCGGCCATGGGGCCGTTCTACTGCCCCGCCGACCGCAAGGTGTATCTGGACCTCACCTTCTGGCAGGAGCTGGAGGGCAAGTTCGGCGCCTCGGGCGAGGCGGCCCGCGCCTATGTCATCGCCCACGAGATTGGCCACCATGTCCAGAACCTGACCGGCGCCTCGGACCGCGCCCAGCGGATGGGCGCGCGCGGCGCCGAGAGCGGCTCGGTGCGGCTCGAGCTGCAGGCCGACTGCTACGCCGGCGTCTGGGCGGCCCACGCCGCCGCCGTCTCGAACGGCCAGGTGGCGCTCGATCCCCGGGACATCGAGGACGGCCTTCGCGCCGCCGCGGCCGTCGGCGACGACGCCCTCCAGCGCCAGGCTCAGGGCCGCGTGATGCCCGACGCCTTCACCCACGGCTCATCCGAACAGCGGATGCGCTGGTTCCGCCGCGGCGCCGAGACCGGCGATCCTGCCGCCTGCGACACCTTCGCCGCCCGCACGCTCTAG
- a CDS encoding type II and III secretion system protein yields the protein MRTAGAYLAIALAAGVATGCATTGFAAPRRGPPAQAGAAEQMQEAAVAALRRNDPASANRLLTRALQRDPENPTLHALNGLAHHQRVRDGQREHFQLAETAYLVSLQSQRDSFPVALELARLYVENGRYGAGKRAAAYALDLEPGSADALQALAAAAYYDGDLELAAWAAAEARPDDAAMAPIRPLVFAAAGLPAEADQALAQGLAAGAIPDQRREALARRLGQWRDLHVQAAFQRPAGTLPDAPPGAIGGAAPAQAPASLPGLPLADPPDAPAPEPASGAASYAWWDCQQQLNPGGFAAPPPSFSYGYGASTSADETSALPALPAPCRGQPLPRMAMVDAVILRTDDTRSATNGVNLLKNLSAYVGNGITVTRSWSTGQPATKTSVVTQNLGLGSSVGGVLSYSLNIANATEQRAEILAQPTLLALDRQPAQFFSGSNVTIALNGGPGSYGSVQNQPVGVSLSVTPTFVDDDSMLVSVKAVRSFFEETADSATFVQSVQTSRNMVTANVLLRFDQTLVLSGLSEREVTSIDSRTPLLGDIPGVQHLFATKEDRDYTRSVVIMLTPRRVPGLAAQLAEAAAAATPEPAALRDARARARTGLAEQWPNLTAALAHMDRNRLFRALRAGDIDVRGWRERDRVEQALNDFTRLLAF from the coding sequence GTGCGGACTGCGGGGGCATATCTGGCGATCGCACTGGCCGCCGGCGTGGCGACGGGCTGCGCCACCACCGGCTTCGCGGCGCCGCGACGGGGCCCGCCGGCGCAGGCCGGAGCCGCCGAGCAGATGCAGGAGGCCGCAGTCGCGGCCCTGCGCCGCAACGATCCCGCGTCCGCGAACCGGCTGCTGACCCGGGCGCTGCAGCGCGATCCCGAGAATCCGACGCTGCATGCGCTCAACGGCCTGGCCCACCACCAGCGGGTCCGCGACGGCCAGCGCGAGCACTTCCAGCTCGCCGAAACGGCCTATCTGGTGTCGCTTCAGAGCCAGCGGGACTCCTTTCCCGTGGCCCTGGAACTGGCCCGGCTCTACGTCGAGAACGGCCGCTACGGCGCCGGAAAACGCGCCGCCGCCTACGCCCTGGACCTGGAGCCGGGCTCGGCGGACGCCCTGCAGGCGCTCGCGGCGGCGGCCTACTACGACGGGGACCTCGAACTGGCGGCCTGGGCCGCGGCGGAGGCGAGACCGGACGACGCCGCGATGGCCCCCATCCGCCCGCTCGTGTTCGCCGCCGCGGGACTGCCCGCCGAGGCGGACCAGGCCCTCGCCCAGGGGCTGGCCGCGGGCGCCATTCCCGACCAGCGCCGCGAGGCCCTGGCGCGGCGGCTCGGCCAATGGCGCGATCTGCATGTGCAGGCCGCCTTCCAGCGCCCGGCCGGCACGCTTCCTGACGCGCCGCCCGGCGCCATCGGAGGGGCCGCCCCCGCGCAGGCGCCCGCATCCCTGCCCGGACTCCCGCTTGCGGACCCGCCGGACGCGCCGGCGCCGGAGCCCGCGTCGGGCGCGGCGAGCTACGCCTGGTGGGACTGCCAGCAGCAGCTGAACCCCGGCGGATTCGCCGCCCCGCCGCCTTCGTTCAGCTACGGCTACGGCGCCTCGACGTCGGCGGACGAGACCTCGGCCCTGCCCGCTCTGCCGGCGCCGTGCCGCGGCCAGCCCCTGCCGCGGATGGCGATGGTCGACGCCGTGATCCTGCGCACCGACGACACCCGCTCGGCCACGAACGGGGTGAACCTGCTGAAGAACCTGTCGGCCTACGTCGGCAACGGGATCACCGTCACGCGGAGCTGGAGCACCGGCCAGCCGGCCACCAAGACCAGCGTCGTCACCCAGAACCTGGGGCTCGGCTCGTCGGTCGGCGGGGTGCTCTCGTACTCGCTGAACATCGCCAACGCGACCGAGCAGCGGGCCGAGATCCTGGCGCAGCCGACCCTGCTCGCGCTGGACCGCCAGCCGGCGCAGTTCTTCTCGGGCTCGAACGTCACCATCGCGCTGAACGGCGGCCCGGGCAGCTACGGCAGCGTGCAGAACCAGCCGGTGGGCGTGAGCCTGTCGGTGACGCCGACCTTCGTCGACGACGACAGCATGCTGGTCAGCGTCAAGGCCGTCCGCTCGTTCTTCGAGGAAACCGCCGACAGCGCCACCTTCGTCCAGTCGGTCCAGACCTCGCGCAACATGGTGACGGCCAACGTCCTGCTGCGCTTCGACCAGACGCTGGTCCTGTCGGGCCTGAGCGAACGCGAGGTGACCAGCATCGACAGCCGCACGCCGCTGCTGGGCGACATCCCCGGCGTCCAGCACCTGTTCGCCACCAAGGAGGACCGCGACTACACGCGCTCGGTGGTGATCATGCTGACCCCGCGCCGGGTTCCCGGGCTGGCGGCGCAGCTCGCGGAGGCGGCCGCGGCGGCGACGCCCGAGCCCGCCGCCCTGCGCGACGCCCGGGCCCGGGCCCGGACCGGCCTGGCCGAACAGTGGCCGAACCTCACCGCGGCGCTGGCGCACATGGACCGCAACCGCCTGTTCCGCGCCCTGCGCGCCGGCGACATCGACGTGCGCGGCTGGCGCGAGCGGGACCGCGTCGAGCAGGCGCTGAACGACTTCACCCGGCTTCTCGCCTTCTGA
- the cuyB gene encoding cysteate racemase, with protein sequence MSEDDDGSLTLGVLGGMGPAATLDFLAKLQAYTPAKRDQDHIRVIADINPKAPDRNVPGSGAGNVLAEMAGALRGAGADVLAMPCNTAHAHSDLIQRASGLPLIDMIDLAAEAAAESGAVRAGVLGTKGALKLYREYLAARGLGMVSLPPERQEAFMETLYRIKGGDLSPEVSRQMKAFADELVKGGAEVLVAGCTELPLVLDPQDVKVELVDPADLLARRCVAVCLGYEAVPQVGA encoded by the coding sequence ATGAGCGAGGACGACGACGGCTCCCTCACCCTGGGCGTGCTGGGCGGCATGGGCCCGGCGGCGACGCTGGACTTCCTGGCCAAGCTGCAGGCCTACACCCCGGCCAAGCGCGACCAGGACCACATCCGGGTGATCGCCGACATCAACCCCAAGGCGCCGGACCGCAACGTGCCCGGCTCGGGCGCGGGCAACGTCCTGGCCGAGATGGCCGGGGCCCTGCGCGGGGCGGGCGCCGACGTGCTGGCCATGCCCTGCAACACCGCCCACGCCCATTCCGACCTGATCCAGCGGGCCTCGGGCCTGCCGCTGATCGACATGATCGATCTGGCCGCCGAGGCGGCGGCGGAGTCGGGCGCCGTGCGGGCGGGCGTCCTGGGCACCAAGGGCGCCCTGAAGCTCTACCGGGAATACCTGGCCGCCCGCGGCCTCGGCATGGTCAGCCTGCCGCCCGAGCGGCAGGAGGCGTTCATGGAGACGCTCTACCGGATCAAGGGCGGCGATCTCAGCCCCGAGGTTTCGCGCCAGATGAAGGCCTTCGCCGACGAGCTGGTGAAGGGCGGCGCCGAGGTGCTGGTGGCCGGCTGCACCGAGCTGCCCCTGGTGCTGGACCCGCAGGACGTGAAGGTCGAGCTGGTGGACCCCGCCGACCTGCTCGCCCGCCGCTGCGTGGCGGTGTGCCTGGGCTACGAGGCCGTGCCGCAGGTGGGAGCTTAA
- a CDS encoding DMT family transporter, with product MAAAPPHPHAPTHRPLLGIALRIGAMVCLALLWALVKWCGERGVPIFEIIFFRNAFAFLPLGLYIWRTTGFEVLRTKRPMGHLVRSAVGLSGMVCGFSAVQHLPLTEATALQFASPLFMTALSALLLAEPVGRHRWGAVIVGFVGVMIMARPVPGHMNVPGVVFGLLGALGAAGAMVAIRQISDTERGPTIVFYFTLAGSALGLAGAALFGWMTPDPLTLGMLVLSGIVGGVAQMLLTEALRAAPIGVVAPFDYTQLVWAAGLGFLIWGELPHVATLVGALLVAASGVYILHRELRKFRAPA from the coding sequence GTGGCCGCCGCTCCTCCCCATCCGCACGCGCCGACGCACCGGCCGCTGCTCGGCATCGCGCTCCGCATCGGAGCGATGGTGTGCCTGGCCCTGCTGTGGGCGCTGGTGAAGTGGTGCGGCGAGCGCGGCGTGCCGATCTTCGAGATCATCTTCTTCCGCAACGCCTTCGCCTTCCTGCCGCTCGGCCTCTACATCTGGCGCACGACCGGCTTCGAGGTGCTGCGGACGAAGCGGCCGATGGGTCACCTCGTGCGCTCGGCGGTCGGGCTGAGCGGGATGGTCTGCGGCTTCTCGGCCGTGCAGCACCTGCCGCTCACCGAGGCCACGGCGCTGCAGTTCGCCTCTCCGCTGTTCATGACCGCGCTCTCGGCCCTGCTGCTGGCCGAGCCGGTGGGCCGCCACCGCTGGGGCGCGGTGATCGTCGGCTTCGTGGGCGTGATGATCATGGCCCGCCCCGTGCCCGGACACATGAACGTGCCGGGCGTCGTCTTCGGCCTGCTCGGCGCCCTGGGCGCCGCCGGCGCCATGGTGGCGATCCGCCAGATCTCCGACACCGAGCGCGGCCCCACCATCGTCTTCTACTTCACCCTGGCCGGCTCGGCCCTGGGCCTGGCGGGCGCGGCCCTGTTCGGCTGGATGACGCCCGATCCGCTCACCCTGGGCATGCTGGTGCTGTCGGGGATCGTCGGCGGCGTCGCCCAGATGCTGCTGACCGAGGCGCTGCGGGCGGCCCCCATCGGCGTGGTGGCGCCCTTCGACTACACCCAGCTCGTCTGGGCCGCGGGGCTGGGCTTCCTCATCTGGGGCGAGCTGCCGCACGTGGCGACGCTGGTCGGCGCCCTTCTGGTCGCCGCCAGCGGCGTCTACATCCTCCACCGCGAGCTGCGGAAGTTCCGCGCCCCGGCCTGA
- a CDS encoding DUF6790 family protein, translated as MEALIRYALSNFTLTLLAAGLLAAAIALAAGPRPVTRGRVLEAVFAWGLLVSVGIGFFYNFVMHVFFSETAAAFIGWETSPFQKEVGFASLGFSVLGFLAFRGGFEMRLAAVSGIACFLWGAAAGHVVQMVEARNFAPGNAGPIFYTDLFLPLAGFALLAAQRRLRPRD; from the coding sequence ATGGAAGCCTTGATCCGATACGCGTTGTCGAACTTCACCCTGACGCTGCTGGCGGCGGGATTGCTGGCCGCGGCGATCGCCCTGGCGGCGGGGCCGAGGCCGGTCACCCGCGGGCGGGTCCTTGAGGCGGTGTTCGCCTGGGGACTGCTGGTCTCGGTGGGGATCGGCTTCTTCTACAACTTCGTCATGCACGTCTTCTTCAGCGAGACGGCGGCCGCGTTCATCGGCTGGGAGACGAGCCCGTTCCAGAAGGAGGTCGGGTTCGCCAGCCTCGGCTTCTCGGTGCTGGGCTTCCTGGCCTTCCGCGGCGGCTTCGAGATGCGGCTGGCGGCCGTGAGCGGGATCGCGTGCTTCCTCTGGGGCGCGGCCGCCGGCCACGTCGTGCAGATGGTGGAGGCCCGCAACTTCGCGCCGGGCAACGCCGGCCCGATCTTCTACACCGACCTCTTCCTGCCGCTGGCCGGGTTCGCCCTGCTGGCGGCCCAGCGCCGGCTGCGGCCCAGGGACTGA